TTTCATACGGGCGTGTTCGTCTGCACATTGATTCTGATCGTTCAGATGCCGCTACTGCTTAGGTTGATTTCACGGTGGAAATCATGTTCCTTCACACGGCTACTCTCGACCAACTTGTCCCTTTgttgttgtctctcttttgcgtAGACAGCAATGCGTAAAGGAGATATCTTCCTTAAAAACTGACTGAACGGTCCAAACTTCAATGGACGCATGCTATTTGGAATACTGACATACCAGACTCCTGTACCCGTGAAAGGGTTATGCGGCATTGGGCTTCCTCACTCTCAAGTGTCAGGAACGAGGATAGAAACAGTGAGAGGCGTACTTGAGAAAAGTGGGGAATTCTCTTTTGCCTGAGTTCTTGGGATAGCATTCGAGAATCTCGACTGTATCATCTGAGTCGACAGTTCACAACAATCCACAGAACACCGAATCAtttttcctcgtttgttTTTGGTTTGGGCGTGGAGTGCATTTGCAATGCAGAGGAAGTCTTGAACGCGGTCGAGCCTTGGGGTCAACAAGGGGTAATGCGATGGCATCATGCCTGGTCTGGTTTGCAAAGAGGCCGAAATGGAGACAGCTTCCGTCTCTTGATATTGCATGTGCCATGGCTGAGATGCATTTCTTCCTGAAGGTGGACAGCTTTTGTAAACTCATTCAGTAACAGTTACGGCGGTATCCTGTACACCGCACGATAACAGGTCTTTCACGGACCGGTTACTTCATAAAGAAACGAATAGATAACCAGTGAACGTTCGTGCGAATACTATTATTCCTATACTATTATTCCTAGGCGACTTTTGAACGGCCATGTATGAACGTAATACATCTATCCCGGTTCCTCCTGCCGGTTATGTGTATACATAGTCATACTTCGTTTCGTATGGTAAGGGTACAGTAGTTGTCTACCCAGACTCCGTGGGTCGTTGGGACGTTATTTCGGAACGTAGAGACAAGTCGTTCTGAGTACAAATACTCGAGATCACGCTCCGTGTTAAGCTGAACATCTCCCAGTGACTGGGATATCAGCCGCCGTTCGAGTGTTCCGTTGCGGCGACACAGTGCCATTACCTGCGAGGAAGTAATGAATTACGTAGTAGCTGCGCATCCCGTAGTTTGTCTTATCGTCCCAAAAACAATAAAAGCGTAACACTTTCCTGCAAGCATGCGGCACCCGTCCACTACGTTGAATGAACTCCGACTGCTGTGTGTAGTTCGGTGTATTGCAAGCTCGAAATGGCACTGATCATTAGGGTCACAGTCCAGGCAGCCCCTACCTGAGAAAACCtctacatacacatgtaACTGAAACCGCTTCTCTTACCTGTCGTTGTTCAAATGCTGTTTAAGGCCCACGTTCTTTCTACTCCCACCGAGCATAATTTCCGTATACTCACGGGACTCTTTAACATCTTTTGGCACCAAGCGTcgccgaagaaggaagtggGCCCGGCGGACAACCTGAAATGGGGACGCAACCGATGCAAACGGCGCATCGACTTTCTGCCGTTGTACTTTTGCATTTTCATCTACGAAGGCATCCACCGTTTTTGAGCTTATACAGGTTTTCGGGACTACGTAGCACACCTTACCTCATTCTCAAAGAAGTTATCGCTTAGAGGCTCGGACGGGTGTCCAACATCCAAGTCTGTATGCATGAGAGAATACAAGCACGAATTAATTCATTTTCAAAGCCTGTCGATCCTCGATGGATTCTAGCTTGCCTTTCCATGAGAATTTCCAGATGTGCTTGCAGCGTGCGTCttatctctgtctcctgtcaTATTCCCCGGTGCCGAGCAACGTGATTTTCGCCCTTACTGCACTGTTCGTAAAACCACTTGGTGAAAGGGTCGCAGTCGATAATACGAAAGACGCGTGTGTAGATGGTAACGTCGGTGCTCAGCTGAAGTGGCATAACAtccgaagaaagagacaaacatGAATTCGAAAAACACAAATGAATCCGAGTGAACCAGCATGCATTGACACGTCAAACCTGTTCTACGTGAAACACTTCGTAGCATGATGAAGAACCCCGAGTGCCAAAAGACAAATTGCCCCGGCTGTATTGCAGCCAGTGTCGTGCATGGATTTCTCGGGCGAAACTACGAGATTCGAAAAGCCATGTTCGGGATCGTTCACGCGACCGATGTGTTTGGCACTCTCAGACTGAGTTCGGCATCTCATTTGCAtccagagaagagcagcttTGTTTCTCACCTTGAGATTTTCCATAGTGAAAAAGCCAGAGCCGTCGGGGCGCGGGAATCTATGTCTTTTGAGGAAGGTTCCTTGCAGTATGCCGCTGTTTTCAATCCGTGGCTCCATGATCTGCATTGTACCGTCTTCAAGGTAGAAAAGGAGAATACAATAACGCACGCGATAGTTTTCAGTTGGACTGTCATGGACAGGCTCTTGGAAATAGGCGTAGAACCGCAGTGTCTGCCGGTCATGCTTGAGCCATGCCGGTTGCTGCTCCGGCCtacaaaagaagaaacaaacgtATGCAACACCGAGTGATACGACAGCAACTGTTCATCGATTCTGTCTGGTCCTACAGAGAAGTTTCGACGTCTGGGCTGTGAGTGACCTGGTATGATGTTACGGTTCTTCTGCTCCATTAGAATACAGCACAAATACGAACAGTACGACGACACCAGAGATGTCGGTGACTCAGAGTATCCATTACGACCCTTAACGTTACAACTCGATCACATACACTTCCAGCCAGGGAACTTATGCAGCGTGGGATCAGCCTTTCTGAAGTGAAGAAGGTTTCCTTAGCAGAGATGGTTCAAAACATATACGGTTAATCGGATCATCGAGGTTATACTGGGTTGCTTGCTCTGCAAGTGACTTTTCGTGCGCCTGAGATCGTGTCCTTTCAAAATCCGACAGCTGTGTGGAACCAACAGAATCTTCGCCGGAGGGACGCATTCGTGCGCTTGAACTTTTTACGTCACAACTTGCAATCCTTGTGAGATACTGTTTAATATGGTTACCTGAATGTCCTCCGTTgttcctccttcgcttctctccgcatCTCGTGTGTAATTTGCACCGCATCCTTATTAGGCCGTCCAAGGCGCCATGCCGGGGAAGCGTTCATGTGCATGAGCAGCTTCAAAAGCAAACGAAGCAATCAGAAGGAGTAACGCTACAGTAgccgctctctctgcagaactCTTTCCTACGTTTGCAATTTGAGAGGCGATTGCATTTTGATGAAGAGCACTTTTTGCTTTGTGACGATAGTGACTACCCCAAGATCGGCCCGTCACTGGGAGAGGCAGCGGCCAATGCGAACCTTTGATCTGTTCTACGCTGTCATTTTGACCGCTCCTTACAGGTTGTTCCAAAGCAATCCCCGACTAGAAGCTAGTacggagagacaaacggTTTTCTAGAGCAACACAGAAGCAGATTAGTCATCCCGTGCAAGGAGCATACGTGAGATGCCGGGCATGTTACCCAACACCGATACACATCGATACAAGGGGACCTCTACCGTTATTtgcctgcctctctttttcatATGGCGTCTCCAACGTCTCCAAAGCCGCTGCTCCTGCCGACACGGTCCATCTTCTTCAAAGTTCGTTCGTGAGCAGTGGGTCAACAGGAGAGGTTATCAAAGATAAAACATAGATGTGCCTTGAACAGCACACATACTGGTTTTTATTAGACTGCGTGGTGTTGACACGACGTACAAAGTCTCTGCTTCCGTGAGGAGAGAATAACTCACGTCGTTGTCTATTTCAATCTCTTCAGGCTTTTTAAGGTCCACTCGATCGGACAGACAGTAGTTCAGTGTCTGCTTCAGCGAGAAATCGTGTCTCTGGTAATGTTCGACTGCCTGCCGCATACACTTCAACATCGACGGCGCGCTCATCGCCATGACCGCTTGGGCTTCTTGAATCTCTTGGTTCTTCATTGTTTCTCTGTCACAGGAAGCAGTTCCCTCTGTTGGGAATTTGCGAAGAGGACTCGTGCAACACAGACGGCCTGTCCGCTACAATTCCAGCCAGCAAAGCAGAAAACGTCACACTGCAACCCTAAAGCCTAATTCACCAGAAACCCCAAACCTGCGCTACTGGGAGCCAGCCCCCCCAAAACGGTggggactgcatgcaaaggcaCACACATGACAAGCGAATTGACTATAGTCCGGCATTCCtatctccttttctctggaaTTCCCGTGGACGTGTTTCCCCAATGAGTAGAGAACTATTCAGCATTCCCCAACAGCATTACATCTGCTCTCGAAGCTCAGAGCAGCGGGGTAACGCAgcctcctctcgctgcctAACGCAACAAACATCGTCACTTTTGCTTTAacttctctcgtttcgttGGTGGATGTAGAGAGCGTAGGAGGCTCATCACTACTGTTAAACTGGGTAACTGTTGTGCCATCTCCTACACAACGTTTTGGCAGTGTAGAGCCTACATCCCTGTGATAAGTGGAACACGACATGGCTTTAACAGGAAACTGGAAGGTAAACGAGGGAAACCAATTAAGGAACAGGGCGAAGAGGGGGGCgtgcaagagagaaagctaCACAGATGGAAAACGGACCACACCGAAATCGACTGGCATTGGACAAGGTTTCCGGTTCTCGCCAAGGTGACTCCGCTGAATGGGAACCCCCAATAAAACCTTCTCTCACCCGCGTCAGATTGTTGCAAGCGCCTGTAGACCGTAAGCAGCTGTGACGCGAGTATGAACGTTATTTGGATTTTTCCAGAAACGGCTATAAAGTGCTTCTGTTTGCCTTCGGGAAAAGACATGCTTTCGGAGAAAGCGACCAGATGCCATATCGGAACAACCTTTTTAATTGTTGAACCTCTCCCCTGGCTGCCATCGGCGCGTCCCACTTCAGCCGGAAAAAGGGATCAGGACAGTGAAGTATGCGCATCTGAACGACTCTTTTTTAGCTGCGGGATTCTATAATGTCTATAGAAGCTCTGCCTGAATTCTCACTACATGTGACTCGAGTAAATTATCGCAAAAGGAACCGGATTTCAGATTCGTGTTAAAAAATAACCACTCTTCagacgtgcatgcatgtttcgACAATTGTTTCGTATTTCCGATACGACACCTGTACCCCGGGATGAAGCGAAGCAAACATGTGGTGGCGGCACATGTCACACACTACGGCTACGCGAAACGCAAatagagagcgagaacgTGAATCTCCGAAATAACTAAGCCATGTGAACCCAAACCCGATCATGTCCATTTGCCTCATCAGATGTTCTGGAAGCTGCTTGttcagtgaagaagagctaAGCTGTGAGC
This Toxoplasma gondii ME49 chromosome VIII, whole genome shotgun sequence DNA region includes the following protein-coding sequences:
- a CDS encoding EF hand family protein (encoded by transcript TGME49_272360) — encoded protein: MKNQEIQEAQAVMAMSAPSMLKCMRQAVEHYQRHDFSLKQTLNYCLSDRVDLKKPEEIEIDNDLLMHMNASPAWRLGRPNKDAVQITHEMRREAKEEQRRTFRPEQQPAWLKHDRQTLRFYAYFQEPVHDSPTENYRVRYCILLFYLEDGTMQIMEPRIENSGILQGTFLKRHRFPRPDGSGFFTMENLKLSTDVTIYTRVFRIIDCDPFTKWFYEQCNLDVGHPSEPLSDNFFENEVVRRAHFLLRRRLVPKDVKESREYTEIMLGGSRKNVGLKQHLNNDRKVLRFYCFWDDKTNYGMRSYYVIHYFLADDTVEILECYPKNSGKREFPTFLKRQQLPKEPSITSCPGMVPKKTDNYRPEDFEVGKEITVYNRQFHLYDCDEFTREFYLKYTGLRQGKETIVDEPLELPKIQWKPHVLGISTEEDTLSSCLRIVRRRR